A window of the Vallitalea okinawensis genome harbors these coding sequences:
- a CDS encoding Lon protease family protein, translated as MLTKRELSFSELKAICCDQIADECSDDVKVEEDDLLGQEKSFQALDFGLSIQEHGYNIYLAGHSVVNKARYIEKFIKRKAKEFDTPDDWCYVYNFNDPSMPKPIRLSPGKGKEFKNDMKLFITEFEKEIDKQFDSIEFQLQKSKIVNAFKEKNENLMKQIKIDAEEFQFDTQVTEKDIYFIPIINGEKLSEEMFDNLTDEQQDSIVRKSEILQQRATKVLKMIRENQKESDSKVIELQTSIALILLREHILSLMEKYKDASDVSTYLEEVEADIVDSIDSWISTDEGSDSLVSLLPSLYKGNNKDHKKRYEVNLLIDHGETEGAPIVYGISPSFYNLVGKVEHETDLGNIKSDFTKIKPGLLHKANGGFLILEMDELLNHGYSWYILKLILKTGKIHFKEIKDSTTTPTESLHPLPIPLDIKIVLIGESVYYQLLSEYDSNFRDLFKMKIYFQHEAKKTEENKEKLVAFIINFVKKKNITSIDKKALVAILKYATRLVMESDKITSDLEPIRELLVECCQWAHKLDIDIITEDLIEKVIKEREERSNYVEERLDELISNNQILIDVNGDKVGQINALAVIDLGDYTFAKPSRITATAYKGKAGIINIEKESNMSGNVHNKGVHVLSGYLGHKYAKQFPLSLTCQICFEQNYSYVDGDSASSAELYAIISSISEIPIKQSIAVTGSINQFGEIQPIGGATYKVEGFYNVCKKKGLTGNQGVIVPYQNVRDLVLKEEILEAVREKKFHIYAVENVDEALEILMGMPADKIHTVISKKLRSDNKKRGIL; from the coding sequence ATGTTGACGAAAAGGGAGTTGTCATTCTCAGAGTTGAAAGCCATATGTTGCGATCAAATAGCTGATGAATGTAGTGATGACGTTAAGGTTGAGGAAGACGATTTATTAGGGCAAGAGAAATCGTTTCAAGCCTTGGATTTTGGACTTAGTATACAGGAACATGGCTACAATATCTACTTAGCAGGTCATTCGGTTGTCAATAAAGCAAGGTATATAGAAAAGTTTATTAAACGAAAAGCAAAAGAATTCGATACACCAGATGATTGGTGTTACGTATATAATTTCAACGATCCTTCAATGCCGAAGCCTATAAGGTTAAGTCCTGGTAAAGGGAAAGAATTTAAAAATGATATGAAACTCTTTATTACAGAGTTTGAAAAAGAAATAGATAAACAATTTGATAGTATAGAATTTCAACTACAAAAAAGTAAAATAGTGAATGCTTTTAAAGAGAAAAATGAGAATTTAATGAAGCAAATCAAAATTGATGCAGAAGAATTTCAATTTGATACTCAGGTGACAGAGAAGGATATCTATTTTATCCCCATCATTAATGGTGAAAAATTAAGTGAGGAGATGTTTGATAACCTGACAGACGAACAACAAGACTCTATAGTACGAAAATCTGAAATATTACAACAACGAGCGACTAAAGTACTAAAAATGATTCGGGAGAATCAGAAGGAGTCAGATTCAAAGGTTATTGAATTGCAGACCAGCATAGCCCTTATTTTATTAAGAGAACATATTTTATCGTTGATGGAAAAGTATAAAGACGCATCTGATGTAAGCACCTATTTAGAAGAGGTAGAAGCAGATATTGTTGACAGCATTGATAGTTGGATTAGTACTGATGAAGGGTCAGATAGCTTAGTTTCACTATTACCAAGCTTATACAAGGGGAATAATAAAGATCACAAAAAAAGGTATGAGGTTAACCTACTTATTGATCATGGAGAGACAGAAGGAGCTCCTATTGTATATGGTATTAGTCCATCTTTTTACAATCTGGTTGGTAAGGTTGAACATGAAACGGATTTAGGTAACATAAAGTCTGATTTTACAAAAATAAAGCCAGGACTACTTCATAAAGCTAACGGTGGTTTTCTTATTTTAGAAATGGATGAACTTTTGAATCACGGGTATTCGTGGTATATATTGAAGCTTATACTGAAGACAGGGAAGATACATTTTAAAGAAATCAAGGATTCTACAACTACACCAACAGAATCTCTACATCCACTACCTATACCACTGGATATTAAGATTGTTTTAATTGGTGAGAGTGTTTACTATCAATTATTATCTGAGTATGACAGCAATTTTAGAGATTTATTCAAAATGAAAATTTATTTTCAACATGAAGCTAAGAAAACCGAAGAAAATAAAGAGAAATTAGTTGCATTCATCATTAATTTTGTTAAGAAAAAGAATATTACGAGTATTGATAAAAAGGCTTTAGTAGCTATTTTAAAATATGCAACACGTTTGGTAATGGAAAGTGATAAAATTACTTCAGATCTGGAACCAATACGTGAATTGTTAGTAGAATGTTGTCAATGGGCACATAAGCTTGATATAGATATTATTACAGAAGATCTAATTGAAAAAGTAATCAAAGAAAGAGAAGAGCGCAGTAATTATGTTGAGGAGCGACTTGATGAACTCATCTCTAATAATCAAATTTTGATTGATGTTAATGGGGATAAAGTCGGTCAAATTAATGCGCTGGCGGTCATTGATCTAGGAGATTATACTTTTGCGAAACCATCTAGAATTACTGCTACAGCGTATAAAGGTAAAGCTGGAATCATTAATATTGAGAAGGAATCCAATATGAGTGGTAACGTGCATAATAAAGGTGTGCATGTTCTATCCGGCTATTTAGGACATAAATATGCTAAACAGTTTCCGTTGTCTTTGACGTGTCAGATATGTTTTGAACAAAATTACAGTTATGTGGATGGCGATAGTGCTTCATCAGCTGAACTTTATGCCATTATATCCAGTATATCCGAGATACCGATTAAACAGAGTATTGCTGTAACTGGTTCAATCAATCAGTTTGGGGAAATACAACCCATTGGTGGGGCAACTTATAAAGTAGAAGGATTTTATAATGTTTGTAAGAAGAAAGGACTGACTGGCAATCAAGGGGTTATTGTCCCATACCAAAATGTAAGAGATTTAGTGTTGAAAGAAGAAATATTGGAAGCTGTTCGGGAGAAAAAATTCCACATATATGCTGTGGAAAATGTGGATGAAGCTCTTGAAATTCTTATGGGAATGCCAGCTGATAAAATTCATACCGTTATATCAAAGAAGTTACGATCAGACAATAAAAAACGTGGTATTTTATAA
- the tkt gene encoding transketolase: MGTAQSTVNAIRILSAEAIQKANSGHPGLPMGTAPIAYELWANHMTHNPKNPNWENRDRFVLSAGHGSMLLYSLLHLFGYGLTIEDLKQFRQWDSMTPGHPEYGHTVGVETTTGPLGQGLANAVGMAMAEAHIAAKFNKDDLKLVDHYTYALAGDGCMMEGITSEASSLAGTLKLGKLIAFYDSNKISIEGNTDIAFTEDVAKRYESYNWQVLTVEDGNDLVAISKAIEEAKGCTDQPSLIIVKTQIGFGCPAKQGKASAHGEPLGTDNLVATKENLGWPVDQDFYVPAEVYNHMKEVGTKGEKAEEAWNELFKTYTEKYPELAAEWKVWHNSEIAVDLLNDEDYWNYEDKAVATRALSGQMINKLAKRVPNLIGGSADLSPSTKTIMNDRGHFSAEDYSGSNLHFGVREHAMAAIGNGMSLHGGLRTYVSTFFVFCDYMKHSMRLSALMKQPVTYVLTHDSIGVGEDGPTHQPVEHLTSLRTIPNFTIFRPADATETAAAWYLAMTKNDGPVGLVLTRQNLPQYKESSKEALKGAYTLVDSDKETPDAILMASGSEVELVYEARKALKEEGVDVRVISVPSMELFDAQDSDYRESVMPNAVRARLAVEAGCSTNWFKYIGLDGDVISIDTFGASAPAAQVFEAYGFTVNNVVEKVKAMVQ; the protein is encoded by the coding sequence ATGGGAACAGCACAATCAACTGTTAATGCCATTCGAATTTTATCTGCAGAAGCTATTCAAAAAGCCAATTCAGGTCATCCAGGGTTACCAATGGGGACTGCACCTATTGCGTATGAACTTTGGGCAAATCACATGACTCACAATCCAAAGAATCCAAATTGGGAAAATCGAGATCGTTTTGTTTTATCAGCAGGACATGGTTCTATGCTTTTATATTCATTACTTCATTTATTTGGGTACGGATTAACCATTGAAGATTTAAAGCAATTTAGACAATGGGATAGTATGACACCAGGTCATCCAGAGTATGGTCATACAGTAGGTGTTGAGACTACTACAGGACCTTTAGGACAAGGCTTGGCCAATGCTGTTGGTATGGCTATGGCAGAAGCTCATATTGCTGCTAAATTTAATAAAGATGATTTGAAACTTGTAGATCACTATACATATGCATTAGCTGGTGACGGTTGTATGATGGAAGGTATCACAAGCGAAGCATCCTCACTTGCTGGAACATTAAAATTAGGTAAACTTATTGCCTTCTATGATTCAAATAAAATAAGCATCGAAGGTAATACAGATATTGCTTTTACAGAGGATGTTGCTAAACGCTATGAATCCTATAACTGGCAAGTGCTTACTGTTGAAGATGGTAATGATTTAGTAGCCATTTCAAAAGCTATCGAAGAAGCTAAAGGTTGTACAGATCAGCCATCACTTATCATAGTTAAGACACAAATCGGCTTTGGCTGCCCAGCTAAACAAGGTAAAGCATCAGCTCATGGAGAACCTTTAGGTACGGACAATCTTGTTGCAACTAAAGAAAATCTTGGATGGCCAGTTGATCAAGATTTCTATGTTCCTGCTGAAGTCTATAATCATATGAAAGAGGTCGGGACTAAAGGCGAAAAAGCTGAAGAAGCATGGAATGAATTATTTAAGACTTATACGGAGAAGTATCCTGAATTAGCCGCTGAATGGAAGGTGTGGCATAACAGTGAGATTGCTGTAGATTTATTAAATGATGAAGACTATTGGAATTATGAAGATAAGGCAGTGGCTACAAGAGCTTTATCTGGACAAATGATCAATAAATTAGCTAAACGTGTACCAAATTTAATCGGTGGTTCTGCGGACTTATCACCGTCTACTAAAACGATTATGAATGACAGAGGACATTTTTCTGCAGAAGACTACTCAGGATCAAACTTACACTTTGGTGTACGTGAACATGCTATGGCCGCTATTGGTAATGGAATGAGCCTACATGGTGGATTAAGAACCTACGTATCAACATTCTTCGTCTTCTGTGATTATATGAAACATTCAATGCGTTTATCAGCTTTAATGAAGCAACCTGTAACTTATGTATTAACTCATGATAGTATTGGTGTAGGTGAAGATGGACCAACTCATCAACCAGTTGAACACTTGACCTCATTAAGAACAATACCAAACTTCACTATTTTCCGTCCAGCCGATGCTACAGAGACAGCTGCAGCATGGTATTTAGCTATGACAAAGAATGATGGTCCAGTAGGTCTTGTTTTAACAAGACAAAACTTACCTCAATATAAAGAATCAAGTAAAGAAGCATTAAAAGGTGCTTATACACTTGTGGATAGTGATAAAGAAACTCCAGATGCTATCTTAATGGCTAGTGGTTCAGAAGTTGAATTAGTCTATGAGGCACGTAAAGCTTTGAAAGAAGAGGGCGTTGATGTACGTGTAATCAGTGTACCATCTATGGAACTATTTGATGCACAAGACTCAGATTATAGAGAATCTGTAATGCCAAATGCAGTTAGAGCAAGATTAGCTGTGGAGGCAGGATGCAGCACAAACTGGTTTAAGTATATAGGATTAGATGGTGACGTTATCTCCATTGATACATTTGGTGCATCTGCTCCTGCAGCACAAGTATTTGAAGCATATGGATTCACAGTAAATAATGTTGTAGAAAAAGTTAAAGCTATGGTACAATAA